A region of Planktomarina temperata RCA23 DNA encodes the following proteins:
- the dxr gene encoding 1-deoxy-D-xylulose-5-phosphate reductoisomerase, whose amino-acid sequence MRRVSIFGATGSIGQNTLDLLRRDPTAYQVVALSGGRNIAQLAKDALEFSPEVVVTAFADLLPELQAAMAGSGVAVEAGAEAIARAAERPADWIMSCIVGVAGLTPSLQAVKQGTTLALANKESLVAAGPILMAEARRHGATILPVDSEHSAVFQALIGEDISTVERIIITASGGAFRDWPQADLAKATPAQAQTHPNWSMGQRITIDSASMFNKAMELIETKEFFGVHETQIETIIHPESLIHAMVGFQDGGMMAHVGPPDMRHAIGFALHYPERRPLDVARLDLTQIGQFRFYAADEGRYPALSLAREVMRRGNLWGAAFNAAKEVALDRFIEGDIGFLDMAILVEKALHAMDRAELLRGAPRDLTDVLQADQATRERVRTINV is encoded by the coding sequence ATGCGCAGGGTTTCAATCTTTGGTGCCACCGGCTCCATTGGCCAAAATACGTTGGATCTCTTGCGGCGCGATCCAACGGCCTATCAGGTGGTGGCCTTGAGCGGTGGCCGCAACATTGCACAGCTGGCCAAGGACGCGCTTGAGTTTTCCCCTGAAGTGGTTGTCACAGCCTTTGCCGATCTTTTACCAGAGCTGCAGGCGGCTATGGCGGGATCTGGCGTGGCGGTCGAGGCGGGCGCTGAGGCGATCGCCAGAGCGGCTGAGCGCCCGGCCGATTGGATCATGTCATGTATTGTGGGCGTGGCGGGGCTAACGCCCAGTTTACAGGCGGTGAAGCAAGGCACGACCTTGGCCCTGGCCAATAAAGAATCCCTTGTGGCCGCAGGTCCTATTTTGATGGCAGAGGCCCGGCGTCATGGGGCGACCATTTTGCCGGTGGACAGTGAGCATTCTGCGGTGTTTCAAGCCTTAATAGGTGAAGATATTTCGACCGTTGAGCGCATCATCATTACCGCCAGCGGCGGGGCCTTTCGCGATTGGCCCCAGGCGGATCTCGCCAAGGCCACCCCGGCGCAGGCGCAAACGCATCCCAATTGGTCCATGGGGCAAAGGATCACCATTGACAGTGCCTCTATGTTTAACAAGGCCATGGAATTGATTGAGACCAAAGAATTTTTTGGGGTTCATGAGACGCAGATCGAGACGATTATTCATCCCGAAAGCCTGATCCATGCGATGGTCGGATTTCAAGACGGCGGGATGATGGCCCATGTGGGGCCGCCTGATATGCGCCACGCCATCGGCTTTGCGCTTCACTATCCCGAGCGCCGCCCCCTGGATGTCGCACGCTTGGATCTTACGCAGATCGGCCAGTTTCGCTTCTATGCTGCCGATGAGGGGCGCTATCCGGCTCTAAGTTTGGCGCGCGAGGTGATGCGGCGGGGCAATCTGTGGGGCGCTGCGTTCAATGCGGCTAAGGAAGTGGCCTTAGATCGTTTTATTGAAGGGGATATTGGATTTTTAGATATGGCGATACTGGTTGAAAAGGCGTTGCACGCGATGGATCGCGCGGAGCTGCTGCGCGGCGCGCCTCGTGATTTAACGGATGTGTTGCAGGCCGATCAAGCCACGCGCGAAAGGGTCCGGACAATAAATGTTTGA
- the frr gene encoding ribosome recycling factor: MSDDPLDIDIDDLQRRMDGAMVSLKTEFASLRTGRASGSILDPVMVDAYGQMTPINQVGTVNVPESRMVTVNVWDKTLVGKVEKAIRESGLGINPQTNGTIIMLPIPELNEERRRELTKVAAGYAENCRVSVRNIRRDGMDQIKKAKAAGMSEDDQKLWETEVQALTDAQIKLVDAALETKQAEIMMV; the protein is encoded by the coding sequence ATGTCGGATGACCCATTAGATATTGATATTGATGACCTGCAACGTCGCATGGACGGGGCCATGGTCTCTTTGAAAACCGAATTTGCCTCTTTGCGCACGGGGCGGGCCAGCGGATCTATTCTGGATCCGGTGATGGTGGACGCTTACGGGCAGATGACTCCCATCAACCAAGTCGGCACAGTGAATGTACCGGAATCGCGTATGGTGACGGTCAATGTCTGGGACAAAACACTGGTGGGCAAAGTCGAGAAAGCCATTCGTGAAAGCGGTCTGGGAATCAACCCTCAAACCAATGGCACCATCATCATGCTGCCCATCCCCGAACTCAACGAAGAACGGCGCCGGGAGTTGACAAAAGTGGCCGCGGGCTACGCGGAGAACTGCCGTGTGTCTGTGCGCAATATCCGCCGGGACGGCATGGATCAGATCAAAAAGGCCAAGGCCGCTGGCATGTCCGAAGATGACCAAAAACTTTGGGAAACAGAGGTGCAGGCCCTGACCGATGCGCAGATCAAATTGGTCGATGCCGCATTGGAGACCAAACAAGCCGAAATCATGATGGTTTAG
- a CDS encoding OmpH family outer membrane protein, producing the protein MLRFSLLWLSLLWALLAAPLAAQEASILVVDLDRAYETSLFGKSMRAQFREDNQDVAAENTLLLNALKDEELQLTEDRATLSAEEFAAAAAAFDAKVQEIRSARLEKIRQVDEQFKNLKPLFFSRIEPFFDLVMREFNATVILEKRSVLRSIEGIDITDLLVERVDDAFLASISATEPAAEN; encoded by the coding sequence TTGCTCCGATTCTCTTTACTGTGGCTTAGCTTGCTATGGGCGCTTCTGGCGGCGCCCTTGGCGGCGCAGGAGGCCTCAATATTGGTGGTCGATCTTGATCGGGCCTATGAAACCTCTTTGTTTGGCAAATCTATGCGCGCGCAGTTTCGCGAAGACAATCAAGACGTAGCAGCTGAAAATACGCTCCTATTGAATGCCTTGAAAGATGAAGAGCTGCAGCTGACAGAGGATCGTGCGACGCTGTCTGCCGAAGAATTCGCCGCCGCCGCCGCCGCATTTGATGCGAAAGTCCAGGAAATCCGCAGCGCACGGCTTGAAAAAATTAGGCAAGTGGATGAGCAGTTTAAGAATCTGAAGCCATTGTTTTTTAGCCGAATTGAGCCCTTTTTTGACCTGGTTATGCGGGAGTTCAATGCAACTGTGATCTTGGAGAAACGCTCGGTTTTACGCAGCATCGAGGGCATCGATATCACAGATCTTCTGGTCGAGCGGGTGGATGATGCCTTTCTGGCCAGTATTTCTGCCACCGAGCCGGCCGCTGAAAATTAG
- a CDS encoding LpxI family protein codes for MLALICGQGALPGLIVRNISHVPLIAALEQFRPEGLAVDLTFRLETLGTFLNDLKLRGVKQVCFAGAIRRPKVDPAQIDAATQPLVSQIARALSDGDDAALRIVINIFEQAGFEVVGFTQLVPELLPPGGVLSQRAADAQDHKDVARAQTVVEGLSALDMGQGCVVASGHILAVEAFGGTRWMLSRLPAVRPADWPEGGVLYKAPKAGQERRIDLPAIGPETMAQAAQAGLAGVAIVQGGVVALDLPDVIAEADRLGLFLWVCEAKL; via the coding sequence ATGCTGGCGCTGATATGCGGGCAGGGTGCTTTGCCGGGTCTGATCGTTCGAAACATCTCCCATGTGCCTTTGATTGCGGCTCTGGAGCAATTTAGGCCCGAGGGTCTTGCCGTTGATTTGACGTTTCGCCTGGAAACCCTCGGCACTTTCTTGAATGACTTGAAACTCCGCGGGGTTAAGCAGGTTTGTTTCGCCGGCGCGATTAGGCGGCCAAAAGTCGATCCCGCACAAATTGACGCGGCCACACAGCCACTTGTGAGCCAGATTGCCCGAGCGCTTTCTGACGGCGATGATGCCGCCCTACGCATCGTTATTAATATTTTCGAACAGGCCGGTTTTGAAGTGGTTGGTTTTACGCAGCTTGTACCTGAGCTTTTGCCGCCGGGCGGGGTGTTGAGCCAACGCGCAGCTGACGCTCAGGATCACAAAGATGTGGCGCGGGCTCAAACGGTGGTTGAGGGGCTCTCAGCTTTGGACATGGGGCAGGGCTGCGTTGTGGCGTCTGGCCATATCTTGGCCGTTGAAGCTTTTGGCGGCACCCGGTGGATGTTATCGCGCCTCCCGGCCGTTCGACCCGCTGATTGGCCCGAAGGGGGGGTGCTCTATAAAGCTCCGAAGGCCGGCCAAGAGCGGCGAATAGACCTGCCGGCCATTGGCCCTGAGACCATGGCGCAGGCGGCGCAGGCAGGGCTGGCGGGGGTCGCCATAGTGCAGGGCGGCGTGGTTGCCTTGGATTTACCAGATGTCATTGCTGAGGCGGATCGTTTGGGGCTGTTTCTATGGGTGTGTGAGGCGAAGCTGTGA
- the bamA gene encoding outer membrane protein assembly factor BamA, whose product MKLFGAHAARATVLIRAFGVMMISCVWMVQAAQANDFKITEIIVDGNRRIETETIRSYTEIETPAVLAIGEVNDAVQRVRDSNLFETVTAEVQGNKLKVTVVEFPTVNEVVFEGNERLGEKQLSALVRSQSRRIYSVSQVRDDANAIAEAYANQGRIAASVEPRIIRRSDNRVDVIFEIAEGGVVEIERLSFVGNRTFSDRRLRRVLNTKQAGLLRIFVQRDTYVEDRVEFDKQVLTDFYNSRGYIDFQVQAVTSELSKTKDSFFLTFRVQEGQQFSFGKITTTSDLEDVDPGDFENAIKIEQGDIYSPALVENTITRMERQALELGLDFVRVEPRVTRNNEGLALDIDFNLSRGPRVFVERIDIAGNTTTLDRVIRRQFKVVEGDALNPREIRASAERIRALGFFASSNVTTREGSAPNQRIVEVSVTEKPTGNLKFGANYNSANGVGLVASFREENFLGRGQATSFGINTTTSTRGFNFGFKEPSLFNRDLSLSFGVDYRGTSKNNARYNTGSFEIDAALGFPVSESGFFTPKLFYETEELTDVTTSSAVITGEAAEGDRKTLGLGYTYSFDNRRTGLNPKSGMFLRLSQDFGLAGDARFVRTNVKLGGETYVRNEDFKVTAILEGGALSYAGGSSSRVTDRFFLGSGLFRGFAPGGLGPREVDTSNSINDALGGEYYAVARFETQFPIGLPEEYGIEFGAFFDAGSVWGLDSAHVGSGANQAPANTILYDEFTLRAVAGVSIFWNTPIGPLRFNFTDAVKTAEYDVEQNFDLTISASF is encoded by the coding sequence ATGAAACTTTTTGGAGCTCATGCGGCACGGGCAACCGTTTTGATCCGCGCGTTTGGTGTCATGATGATCTCTTGCGTCTGGATGGTGCAGGCGGCGCAGGCAAATGATTTTAAAATTACTGAAATTATAGTCGACGGTAATCGGCGGATCGAGACAGAAACCATCCGCAGCTACACAGAGATCGAGACCCCGGCCGTTTTGGCGATTGGTGAGGTTAATGACGCGGTGCAGCGCGTGCGCGATTCAAACCTGTTTGAAACTGTGACGGCAGAGGTCCAAGGCAACAAGCTCAAGGTCACTGTCGTTGAATTTCCGACGGTCAATGAAGTTGTGTTTGAAGGCAATGAACGGCTTGGCGAAAAACAACTGAGCGCTTTGGTGCGCTCGCAATCTCGGCGGATCTATTCGGTCAGCCAAGTGCGTGATGATGCCAATGCCATCGCTGAGGCCTATGCCAATCAAGGCCGCATAGCCGCCTCTGTCGAACCGCGGATCATTCGGCGATCGGACAACCGGGTTGATGTGATTTTTGAGATTGCGGAGGGCGGTGTTGTGGAGATTGAACGTCTGTCCTTCGTGGGCAATCGGACGTTCTCCGATCGGCGGCTGCGCCGTGTTTTGAACACCAAACAAGCCGGTCTGCTGCGGATATTCGTACAGCGCGACACCTATGTTGAGGATCGGGTAGAATTCGACAAGCAAGTTCTGACTGATTTTTATAACTCGCGTGGCTATATTGATTTTCAAGTGCAAGCTGTGACCTCAGAGCTGTCGAAAACCAAAGATTCCTTCTTTCTCACCTTCCGCGTTCAAGAAGGGCAGCAATTCTCTTTTGGCAAGATCACCACAACGTCAGACCTTGAAGACGTGGATCCGGGTGATTTTGAAAACGCTATTAAAATTGAGCAGGGGGATATCTACTCTCCGGCCCTGGTTGAAAATACCATCACCCGGATGGAGCGCCAAGCTCTAGAACTGGGGCTTGATTTCGTGCGTGTTGAGCCGCGTGTGACCCGCAACAATGAAGGCCTGGCCTTGGATATTGATTTCAACCTGTCTCGCGGTCCGCGCGTTTTTGTTGAGCGGATTGATATTGCAGGCAATACGACCACGCTTGATCGGGTGATCCGCCGGCAGTTCAAAGTCGTTGAGGGAGATGCGTTAAACCCCCGTGAAATTCGCGCCAGCGCTGAACGGATTCGCGCGCTGGGTTTCTTTGCAAGCTCTAATGTAACCACCCGCGAGGGGTCTGCACCCAATCAAAGGATCGTCGAAGTTTCGGTGACTGAGAAGCCGACCGGCAACTTGAAATTCGGGGCCAATTATAATTCGGCCAATGGGGTCGGATTGGTGGCCAGTTTCCGCGAAGAAAATTTCTTGGGGCGGGGGCAAGCCACCAGTTTTGGAATCAATACCACGACAAGCACGCGCGGGTTTAATTTTGGGTTCAAAGAGCCATCGCTATTCAACCGAGATTTGAGCTTGAGTTTTGGGGTAGATTACCGTGGCACCAGTAAGAACAACGCCCGGTATAATACCGGTTCGTTTGAAATTGATGCAGCCTTGGGCTTTCCTGTCAGCGAATCTGGATTTTTTACCCCCAAGCTCTTCTATGAAACTGAAGAGCTGACGGATGTGACGACAAGTTCAGCAGTTATCACCGGCGAAGCTGCGGAGGGTGACCGCAAAACGCTTGGCCTGGGCTATACTTATTCTTTCGACAACCGCCGCACGGGCCTCAATCCCAAATCCGGGATGTTTTTGCGGCTGTCGCAAGATTTTGGCCTAGCCGGTGACGCGCGTTTTGTCCGCACGAATGTAAAATTGGGTGGTGAAACCTATGTGCGCAATGAAGACTTCAAAGTCACAGCGATTTTGGAGGGCGGCGCGCTGAGTTATGCCGGTGGCAGTTCAAGCCGGGTTACGGATCGTTTTTTCCTTGGGTCTGGCTTGTTTCGCGGTTTTGCACCCGGCGGTCTGGGTCCTCGCGAAGTCGACACGAGCAACTCGATTAATGACGCGCTTGGCGGTGAATACTACGCGGTTGCGCGGTTTGAGACGCAATTTCCAATCGGCCTGCCTGAAGAATATGGCATTGAGTTCGGCGCTTTCTTTGATGCGGGCTCTGTTTGGGGCTTGGATTCGGCCCATGTGGGGTCGGGTGCGAACCAAGCACCGGCCAATACGATCCTTTACGATGAGTTCACCCTGCGCGCGGTGGCTGGCGTGTCCATCTTTTGGAATACGCCGATTGGTCCACTGCGTTTCAACTTCACCGATGCGGTTAAAACTGCAGAGTATGATGTTGAGCAGAATTTTGATCTCACTATTTCGGCGTCTTTCTGA
- the fabZ gene encoding 3-hydroxyacyl-ACP dehydratase FabZ, whose product MTELASADIQLIQAILPHRYPFLLVDRVEDIDGVKSARGIKNVTMNEPHFQGHFPGTPIMPGVTIIEALAQTAAVMVGVTHNLADTNMLIYFMSIDKCKFRRKVVPGDVLELHVETLRGGSKIWKFKGRGLVNGEMAAEAEFTAMMDLPETAK is encoded by the coding sequence ATGACCGAACTTGCAAGCGCTGACATCCAACTGATTCAAGCCATTCTTCCGCATCGTTACCCCTTTCTTCTGGTAGATCGTGTCGAAGATATCGACGGGGTGAAATCGGCGCGGGGTATCAAAAACGTCACGATGAATGAACCCCATTTTCAGGGCCATTTCCCGGGCACGCCCATTATGCCGGGGGTAACGATTATTGAGGCTCTGGCGCAAACGGCCGCTGTTATGGTGGGGGTGACCCATAACTTGGCAGATACCAATATGTTGATCTACTTTATGTCGATCGATAAATGCAAATTCCGCCGCAAAGTCGTGCCCGGCGATGTTCTGGAGTTGCATGTGGAGACCCTGCGCGGCGGATCCAAAATCTGGAAATTTAAAGGCCGTGGTTTGGTCAATGGCGAAATGGCGGCAGAGGCCGAATTCACCGCCATGATGGATTTGCCGGAGACCGCCAAGTGA
- the rseP gene encoding RIP metalloprotease RseP, with protein sequence MFDIAALSASFGGFIWMIFFFVIALSVIVAVHEYGHYIVGRWCGIHAEVFSVGFGAVLLSRVDRHGTRWQFAALPFGGFVRFKGDASAASAPDAALLPKLSAEERRKTMHGAPIWARAATSAAGPVFNFILSIALYCGLFMWHGQYDGSLKIAQLTPVPGEMGLQIGDEILSVEGQDVRSYEEFATIGQALVPPVRYTVMRDGRRSSVLGPVPFPALVAQVQPRSAAIEAGLQAGDVILRIDGRAINGFSQLQQTVAEADGDEMGFSVWRAGTEFDVRLTAKSVAIPSANGEFVNRRLVGMSGGTFFKPGTDPLPFGVAIRAAAERTWSIITLSLAGLKQMVLGSISACNISGPVAIAETAGQMARQGAMPFVALIAGLSTAVGLMNLFPIPVLDGGHLLFCAYEAITGRKPSDSALQISMTIGLFLVLSLTAFAVVMNFMCP encoded by the coding sequence ATGTTTGATATCGCGGCACTCTCTGCCTCTTTTGGCGGATTTATTTGGATGATCTTCTTTTTTGTCATCGCTCTATCGGTCATCGTCGCGGTGCATGAATATGGCCATTACATCGTCGGACGTTGGTGCGGTATCCATGCGGAGGTCTTCTCGGTGGGATTTGGCGCCGTGCTCCTTTCGCGTGTGGACCGGCATGGAACGCGGTGGCAATTTGCAGCGCTGCCGTTTGGCGGATTTGTCCGCTTCAAGGGAGATGCCAGTGCCGCCAGCGCACCAGATGCTGCGCTTTTGCCAAAGCTGAGTGCTGAAGAACGGCGCAAAACCATGCATGGGGCGCCCATTTGGGCGCGCGCGGCGACCTCAGCGGCCGGGCCTGTGTTCAATTTTATCCTATCAATCGCGCTCTATTGTGGGTTGTTCATGTGGCATGGCCAGTATGATGGCAGTTTGAAGATCGCGCAATTAACCCCGGTTCCGGGGGAAATGGGCCTGCAGATCGGAGATGAAATCTTGTCCGTTGAGGGGCAAGACGTGCGCAGTTACGAAGAATTTGCGACGATCGGTCAGGCACTCGTGCCCCCCGTGCGCTACACGGTGATGCGGGACGGGCGGCGCAGCTCTGTGCTGGGGCCCGTACCTTTCCCGGCATTGGTGGCGCAGGTCCAGCCGCGCTCTGCGGCGATTGAGGCGGGGTTGCAAGCCGGTGACGTGATTTTGCGGATCGATGGAAGGGCCATTAACGGGTTTTCTCAACTGCAACAGACCGTGGCCGAGGCCGATGGAGATGAAATGGGATTTTCAGTGTGGCGCGCCGGCACAGAGTTTGATGTGCGCCTCACTGCAAAATCGGTTGCGATTCCAAGCGCTAATGGTGAATTTGTAAACCGGAGATTGGTGGGCATGTCTGGTGGGACGTTCTTTAAGCCGGGTACGGATCCATTGCCCTTTGGCGTGGCGATCCGCGCGGCCGCTGAGCGCACCTGGTCGATCATTACCCTGTCTCTTGCAGGTTTGAAGCAAATGGTTCTCGGCTCGATCAGCGCCTGCAATATTTCCGGTCCGGTGGCGATTGCCGAGACGGCTGGGCAGATGGCGCGTCAGGGGGCGATGCCCTTTGTTGCTTTGATCGCAGGATTGTCGACCGCGGTTGGCTTGATGAACCTCTTTCCCATCCCGGTCTTGGATGGCGGGCATTTGCTATTTTGCGCTTATGAAGCGATCACGGGGCGCAAGCCAAGTGATTCTGCTCTGCAGATTTCGATGACCATCGGGCTGTTTTTGGTTTTGTCGCTGACAGCCTTCGCTGTGGTCATGAATTTCATGTGCCCGTAA
- the pyrH gene encoding UMP kinase, whose amino-acid sequence MHQTSGSQGQFKRVLLKISGEALMGDQGYGLHPPTVERIAAEVKTVHDLGAEICMVIGGGNIFRGLQGSAQGMERTTADYMGMLATVMNALAMQSSLEEQGVHTRVVSAIPMDQVCEPYIRRRAVRHLEKKRVVIFAAGTGNPYFTTDTAATLRASEMACEAIFKGTQVDGIYDKDPKQHSDAVRYDAVTYDEVLQKRLKVMDASAIALARDNNLPIIVFSLDEPGGFRGILSGNGTYTKVHG is encoded by the coding sequence ATGCACCAAACTTCCGGTTCCCAAGGTCAATTCAAACGTGTTCTATTAAAAATTTCTGGAGAAGCCCTGATGGGAGACCAAGGCTACGGTCTTCATCCCCCAACTGTGGAGCGGATCGCCGCTGAGGTCAAAACGGTTCACGATCTCGGGGCCGAGATTTGCATGGTCATCGGTGGCGGTAATATCTTTCGAGGTCTGCAGGGCTCTGCCCAGGGCATGGAGCGCACCACCGCCGATTACATGGGCATGCTGGCCACCGTTATGAACGCGCTGGCGATGCAAAGCTCTCTGGAAGAGCAGGGCGTTCATACCCGAGTTGTCTCAGCCATACCAATGGATCAGGTCTGTGAACCCTATATCCGCCGCCGCGCCGTACGTCATTTGGAGAAAAAGAGGGTGGTGATTTTCGCAGCCGGCACCGGCAATCCCTATTTCACCACAGATACCGCGGCCACGTTGCGGGCCAGTGAAATGGCCTGCGAGGCGATTTTCAAAGGCACGCAGGTCGATGGCATATATGATAAGGATCCCAAGCAACACAGTGATGCGGTGCGTTATGACGCGGTGACCTATGATGAGGTGTTGCAAAAGCGCCTGAAGGTCATGGATGCGTCAGCGATCGCTTTGGCGCGTGACAATAATTTACCGATCATTGTATTCTCCCTAGATGAGCCCGGCGGGTTCAGGGGGATTTTGTCGGGCAACGGAACATATACCAAGGTCCACGGTTAA
- the uppS gene encoding polyprenyl diphosphate synthase, whose translation MGQSAEHVAIIMDGNGRWAQQRGLPRLAGHHEGAKRIREIVQACPSVGVKHLTIFAFSTENWKRTQVEVGGLMRLFKRYILREAQDLVNEGVRVRFIGDRLRLDKTLIRLMDELEALTAQNAKVHLTIALNYGGRDEVTRAAQRMAGDVERGKLAAKEVTAEVLARYLDTHSLPDPDLVIRTSGEARISNFLLWQSAYAEYEFIDTLWPDFSAGEFTKLLVNFGSRERRFGAIPA comes from the coding sequence ATGGGACAATCCGCGGAACATGTTGCGATTATCATGGATGGAAATGGCCGTTGGGCGCAGCAACGCGGCCTGCCGCGGTTGGCCGGCCACCACGAGGGGGCCAAAAGAATTCGTGAAATCGTCCAAGCCTGTCCCAGTGTTGGTGTGAAGCATCTGACAATATTTGCCTTTTCAACAGAAAACTGGAAGCGCACCCAGGTTGAAGTTGGCGGCTTAATGCGCCTGTTCAAGCGTTACATATTGCGTGAGGCCCAGGATTTGGTGAATGAGGGCGTGCGGGTTCGCTTCATCGGGGATCGCTTGCGGCTCGATAAAACGCTGATCAGACTGATGGACGAGCTTGAGGCATTGACGGCTCAGAACGCCAAAGTGCACCTGACCATCGCGCTCAACTATGGGGGCCGCGATGAGGTGACGCGCGCGGCGCAGCGCATGGCGGGGGATGTGGAGCGCGGCAAGCTGGCCGCAAAAGAGGTGACGGCGGAGGTCTTGGCGCGGTATTTGGATACGCATTCACTGCCTGATCCCGATTTGGTGATCCGCACCAGCGGCGAAGCGCGCATTTCCAATTTCCTTCTGTGGCAGTCCGCCTATGCGGAATATGAGTTTATCGACACGCTTTGGCCTGATTTTAGTGCTGGCGAATTTACAAAATTGCTGGTCAATTTTGGATCGCGCGAGCGCCGCTTCGGAGCAATTCCCGCATGA
- the lpxA gene encoding acyl-ACP--UDP-N-acetylglucosamine O-acyltransferase, whose translation MSVDSTAQIHPSAVIEPGARIGAGCEIGPFCWIGAHVELAQNVVCTSHVVIRGQTKVGSDTRIFSFAVIGEIPQDLKFKGEVSQLEIGQRNTIREHVTINLGTQGGGGVTSIGDDCLLMAGCHIAHDARLGNRVIIVNSAAIAGHVVIEDDVIVGGLCGVHQFVRLGKGAIIGAVTMVTNDVIPYGLVQASRGQLDGLNLVGLKRRGVDRQDITALRAAFQMLAQGEGAFQDRAKRLGEETDSAYVQEIVDFILGDSGRSFLTPG comes from the coding sequence GTGAGCGTCGACAGCACCGCACAGATTCATCCGTCAGCGGTCATCGAGCCGGGGGCCCGCATCGGGGCGGGCTGTGAGATTGGGCCGTTTTGTTGGATAGGGGCCCATGTGGAGCTTGCCCAAAATGTTGTTTGCACATCGCATGTGGTTATTCGTGGGCAGACCAAAGTCGGTTCAGACACGCGCATTTTCTCATTTGCCGTAATTGGTGAAATTCCGCAGGATTTGAAGTTTAAAGGCGAAGTGTCCCAGCTGGAGATTGGCCAGCGCAACACCATCCGCGAGCATGTGACCATCAATCTTGGCACCCAAGGCGGCGGCGGCGTCACCTCGATTGGCGATGACTGTTTGCTGATGGCGGGCTGCCATATCGCCCATGACGCGCGTTTGGGAAATCGGGTCATTATTGTCAATTCTGCAGCCATTGCGGGCCATGTGGTCATTGAGGATGACGTGATTGTCGGCGGGCTTTGCGGCGTGCATCAATTCGTGCGCCTTGGAAAGGGCGCTATTATTGGCGCGGTTACTATGGTGACCAATGATGTGATTCCCTATGGTCTGGTGCAGGCGTCACGGGGACAGTTGGACGGTCTCAACCTTGTTGGCTTAAAGCGCCGTGGGGTGGATCGCCAAGACATCACGGCTCTGCGCGCCGCCTTTCAGATGCTGGCGCAGGGCGAAGGGGCGTTTCAAGATCGTGCGAAACGACTTGGGGAGGAAACCGACAGTGCCTATGTTCAGGAAATTGTCGATTTTATTCTGGGCGACAGCGGTCGCTCCTTTTTGACACCGGGGTAA
- a CDS encoding phosphatidate cytidylyltransferase, translating to MTQDRWADLPLRLASAIVLLLVFSASLYVERLGVLALGLVAVVAMQWELARMFGLSGRRLLAVTVVAAVGWLPMAVQPMILTQSLPLAAAAGLLPILLAAAFIAHNRMVYIGYGALLTLGMLSFWFLALTFGAIGIAILAAVVILSDIGGYIAGRLMGGPKFWPAISPKKTWSGTVAGWALAGLFGLYLMQHTGAWWSVPAAIAVAFGAQMGDIAESWVKRRMGVKDSSQLIPGHGGFLDRLDGFIGGAAAFGLITALFLS from the coding sequence ATGACACAGGACCGGTGGGCAGATCTGCCTTTGCGCTTGGCCTCGGCGATTGTATTGCTTCTTGTTTTTTCTGCGTCCCTCTATGTGGAACGCCTAGGGGTTTTAGCGCTTGGCCTGGTTGCGGTGGTGGCCATGCAATGGGAATTGGCGCGCATGTTTGGCCTCAGCGGCCGCCGCCTGTTGGCGGTGACCGTTGTGGCCGCCGTGGGATGGTTGCCTATGGCGGTCCAGCCCATGATTTTGACGCAGAGTTTGCCTCTAGCAGCCGCGGCAGGATTGCTTCCGATCCTGCTTGCAGCGGCGTTTATCGCGCATAATCGGATGGTTTATATCGGCTATGGCGCGCTCTTGACGCTTGGGATGCTGTCTTTTTGGTTTTTGGCATTAACCTTTGGTGCCATTGGCATTGCGATCTTAGCAGCCGTGGTCATACTATCGGATATTGGCGGTTATATCGCTGGGCGCTTGATGGGTGGGCCCAAGTTCTGGCCCGCGATCAGCCCGAAAAAAACCTGGAGCGGCACAGTGGCAGGATGGGCGCTGGCTGGTCTTTTTGGGCTGTATCTCATGCAGCATACAGGGGCTTGGTGGTCCGTTCCGGCTGCGATCGCCGTGGCCTTTGGTGCGCAGATGGGTGACATTGCAGAAAGCTGGGTGAAACGCCGCATGGGCGTCAAAGACAGCTCACAACTCATTCCTGGGCATGGTGGTTTTTTAGATCGCCTTGATGGATTTATCGGTGGGGCCGCCGCTTTCGGCCTGATTACAGCGTTGTTTTTATCGTGA